A region of Candidatus Wallbacteria bacterium DNA encodes the following proteins:
- a CDS encoding gamma carbonic anhydrase family protein yields MLQKFQGQFPRVDASCFIAQTASVIGRVKIGAGSSVWYGTVIRADINEIIIGAHSNIQDNSVLHVNHESHGGKPLRIGDFVTIGHSAILHGCEIGDGALIGMGACVLDGAVIGEGAIIGAKALITEGKVIPPHTLAMGIPAKVVRELSGDESASLKEHALSYEEEAKKYLQEK; encoded by the coding sequence GTGCTGCAGAAATTCCAGGGTCAGTTTCCCAGAGTCGACGCGTCCTGCTTCATCGCCCAGACTGCCTCAGTCATCGGCAGGGTGAAGATCGGCGCAGGCAGTTCCGTCTGGTATGGAACAGTGATCCGGGCGGATATCAATGAAATCATCATTGGAGCACATTCAAACATCCAGGATAACTCAGTGCTGCACGTCAACCATGAAAGCCACGGCGGCAAGCCTCTGAGGATCGGAGATTTCGTTACAATCGGGCACTCCGCAATCCTGCATGGCTGCGAAATCGGAGACGGCGCGTTGATCGGCATGGGCGCTTGCGTGCTCGACGGGGCTGTAATAGGAGAAGGAGCCATAATCGGTGCCAAGGCTCTGATCACAGAAGGAAAGGTGATCCCGCCGCACACTCTGGCAATGGGTATTCCGGCCAAAGTGGTGCGGGAACTTTCTGGTGACGAATCCGCTTCTTTGAAGGAACATGCCTTGAGTTATGAAGAAGAGGCTAAGAAATATCTCCAGGAGAAATGA
- a CDS encoding radical SAM protein produces the protein MGLFNRVASGGIMLSYQCSNRCRHCVYACSQRESRWMTAADLSSIFQQLKKHGGPLCGFHITGGEPLLKPELAAQAVALALDQSIPVEYLETNGSFATDPKRAEEIIRMQRAAGLSRLLISLSPFHAEFIPLCTTVNAIRAAENVLGGDGAFVWLPEFYLEIAAISENACVSIESHGDPAEYFPGVAARYSMIQNGRAALTVSPHLQRQPIQAFYGSNCFQELFRSGHLHFDPDYNYIPGFCSGITLGDWRELEKIYRDFDLEKNPFLAKISQDIKLAVEYAADLGFIPEPEGYSGKCHLCLEMRRFLVSKVQLAELGPMHFYENL, from the coding sequence ATGGGTCTTTTCAATCGCGTCGCCTCTGGCGGCATCATGCTGAGTTATCAGTGCAGCAACCGCTGCCGGCATTGCGTGTATGCCTGTTCTCAACGGGAGTCGCGCTGGATGACAGCTGCGGATCTGTCATCAATTTTCCAGCAGCTAAAAAAGCACGGAGGCCCTTTGTGTGGCTTTCACATCACCGGCGGCGAACCCCTGCTCAAACCCGAATTGGCAGCGCAGGCAGTGGCACTTGCGCTTGATCAATCGATTCCGGTCGAATATCTCGAAACTAACGGAAGCTTCGCAACAGACCCCAAGAGAGCCGAAGAAATAATACGGATGCAACGTGCTGCAGGTCTGTCCAGATTGCTCATCAGCCTGTCTCCTTTTCATGCCGAATTCATTCCGCTGTGCACGACTGTCAACGCAATCCGTGCCGCTGAAAATGTACTGGGCGGAGACGGAGCTTTTGTCTGGCTGCCGGAATTCTATCTGGAAATTGCAGCGATCAGCGAAAATGCATGCGTTTCCATCGAGAGCCATGGCGATCCTGCTGAATATTTTCCGGGAGTAGCGGCCCGTTATTCCATGATTCAAAACGGCAGGGCCGCATTAACCGTTTCTCCACATCTTCAAAGACAGCCGATCCAGGCTTTTTACGGCAGCAATTGCTTCCAGGAACTGTTCCGTTCCGGTCATCTGCATTTTGATCCTGATTACAACTATATTCCAGGATTCTGCTCAGGCATCACTCTGGGAGACTGGCGGGAACTTGAAAAAATTTACCGTGATTTCGACCTGGAAAAAAATCCTTTTTTAGCGAAAATCAGTCAGGACATAAAACTGGCGGTTGAATATGCTGCTGACCTCGGGTTCATTCCTGAGCCTGAAGGCTATTCCGGTAAATGCCATCTCTGCCTGGAAATGAGGCGGTTTCTAGTGAGCAAGGTCCAGCTTGCTGAACTGGGGCCAATGCATTTTTACGAGAATCTTTGA
- a CDS encoding magnesium transporter CorA family protein, with product MSARFYHISPKGVITKCPGLNEALTSIKGDGYIWLDYFDPVADELNLLIEPLGIHTLSIEDCLDESQIPKIEDFQSNTFILFNSLYYLNQKLLVDEVDFIIGKKFLVTVNGHQTENRNSLEKIEEMIRIKTNEVSQGPDHLLHFIMDVIIDRKFLAIETVQEKLHAYEEDLLSDPIHFNLAHLIEMRQVFLALRKSLFHEREILVKICRKDSPYISDKSIYHYRDIYDHLVKYFESVEIYREMINGLMEMYLSMMNNSITLMANQTNLVVKRLTLITTIFMPLSFFAGVGGMSEWSMMTGPEHWKIAYPAFLLGMGIIGYINYLILKRLKWL from the coding sequence ATGAGTGCCAGATTTTACCACATCTCCCCAAAGGGAGTGATCACAAAATGCCCGGGTCTGAACGAGGCACTTACCAGCATCAAAGGAGACGGCTACATCTGGCTTGATTATTTTGACCCTGTTGCTGATGAACTGAACTTACTGATCGAACCGCTGGGCATACACACGCTCTCGATCGAAGACTGCCTTGACGAGAGCCAGATTCCCAAGATCGAGGATTTTCAGAGCAACACTTTCATTCTTTTCAACAGCCTTTATTATTTGAACCAGAAGCTTTTAGTGGATGAAGTGGATTTCATAATCGGAAAGAAGTTCCTGGTCACTGTAAACGGACATCAGACAGAAAACCGCAATTCCCTTGAAAAAATCGAGGAAATGATCAGGATCAAGACTAATGAGGTGTCCCAGGGACCGGATCATCTGCTGCACTTCATAATGGATGTGATTATTGATCGTAAATTCCTGGCAATCGAAACGGTTCAGGAGAAGCTCCATGCGTATGAAGAGGACCTGCTGAGTGACCCGATCCATTTCAACCTGGCTCATCTGATTGAAATGAGGCAGGTGTTCCTGGCTCTGCGCAAAAGCCTTTTTCACGAACGCGAAATTCTGGTGAAAATCTGCCGCAAGGATTCGCCTTATATCAGCGACAAATCCATCTACCATTACCGCGATATCTATGATCATCTTGTCAAGTACTTTGAGTCAGTAGAAATCTACAGGGAGATGATCAACGGACTGATGGAAATGTACCTGTCCATGATGAACAACAGCATCACTCTGATGGCCAATCAGACCAATCTGGTCGTGAAGCGCCTGACCCTGATCACTACCATCTTTATGCCGTTGTCGTTTTTCGCAGGCGTCGGCGGCATGTCTGAATGGAGCATGATGACTGGGCCTGAACACTGGAAAATCGCGTATCCGGCATTTTTGCTGGGGATGGGGATTATCGGGTACATCAATTATCTGATTTTAAAACGGCTGAAATGGCTGTAA
- a CDS encoding DUF362 domain-containing protein, producing MKAKVYFYPIAGKPSPEELGNAAVKLFQAGSGDKNWTSAKASAGDFIAVKIHFGEKGNQGHIKAETAGVLCRHLKKKARPFLTDTNTLYRGERDNAWNHLMIASEHGFSIENCGVPVIISDGLRGQSQVEVEVKGEAQFVKKTFIASDISLCDGIVGLSHMTGHLLTGFGSTIKNLGMGCAGRGGKLNQHSDVKPAVKKETCVKCGQCLKWCPANAISLSDKAVIDKNKCYGCGECFAVCPVGAIKHSWQQSSDGLQKRMAEHALAALTGREAKSSYFNFLTHFTKDCDCMGGSEEPLIKDIGILFSTDPVAVDRAAFDLVEAQEGSGFIKKLWPENDSCIQMQHAEKLGLGTQEYELVKV from the coding sequence ATGAAAGCCAAAGTATATTTCTATCCGATCGCAGGCAAACCGAGCCCTGAAGAACTGGGCAATGCCGCAGTCAAGCTTTTCCAGGCCGGCAGTGGCGACAAAAACTGGACCTCAGCCAAAGCTTCGGCCGGGGACTTCATCGCAGTCAAGATCCATTTCGGGGAGAAGGGCAATCAGGGGCATATCAAGGCCGAGACTGCAGGAGTTCTTTGCAGGCATCTGAAGAAGAAGGCCAGGCCCTTTCTCACTGACACCAATACTTTGTACCGCGGGGAGCGCGACAATGCATGGAATCATCTGATGATCGCATCTGAACACGGATTTTCCATCGAAAATTGCGGGGTGCCTGTGATCATCTCGGACGGGCTCAGAGGGCAAAGTCAGGTGGAAGTGGAAGTCAAGGGAGAGGCTCAGTTCGTGAAAAAAACCTTTATCGCCTCAGATATTTCACTCTGCGACGGCATAGTCGGGCTTTCACACATGACAGGTCATCTGCTTACAGGCTTCGGCTCCACGATCAAGAATCTCGGCATGGGCTGTGCAGGCCGCGGCGGCAAGCTGAACCAGCATTCGGACGTGAAGCCCGCAGTTAAGAAAGAAACCTGTGTCAAATGCGGGCAATGCCTGAAATGGTGCCCTGCGAATGCGATCTCATTATCGGATAAGGCAGTGATTGATAAGAATAAGTGCTATGGCTGCGGAGAATGCTTCGCGGTCTGCCCGGTTGGCGCGATCAAGCATTCCTGGCAGCAGTCGAGCGACGGGCTGCAGAAAAGAATGGCCGAACACGCACTGGCCGCCCTCACGGGCCGTGAAGCTAAAAGTTCATACTTTAATTTTCTCACCCATTTCACCAAAGACTGCGACTGTATGGGCGGCTCAGAAGAACCCCTGATCAAGGACATCGGGATCCTCTTTTCCACAGATCCGGTGGCAGTGGACCGGGCTGCATTTGACCTTGTGGAAGCGCAGGAAGGTTCCGGATTCATCAAGAAACTCTGGCCTGAGAATGATTCCTGCATCCAGATGCAGCACGCTGAAAAACTGGGGCTTGGCACACAGGAGTATGAACTGGTCAAAGTATGA
- a CDS encoding M48 family metalloprotease, which yields MKSFILLMIFGIISLLYADDLYTQVHERKLNLYLEQARKEHAAGDNNGAISYYLKAIQSQENFPAVEDAYSELFRVYLDRSQYRTAMDLKADYLKRFPGGKYFQGSQVPGEQSLQTLEAASAEVANAPVPGQAEKAPEVSGGLTVTSEMTAVPSIQLPQPVEEERKSGWVRFRDKIKKGFRGVQNVSESALGAIVSASVNLTTSFAKDDAINNRVETIGRKVAAQSPRQDVKYSFHVTKDKELNAFAVPGGGIYVTEGTVKATLGDDSALAGVLAHEIGHVTSRHSIHALEKSMLFQQILNLSNNKTIDKYKQALQISYIFMAQLPISRENEYEADQWGVTLSKAAGYDPKGLVRFFELLQKENKGGESKMGVMLSTHPATPDRIDHANQIIAGLK from the coding sequence ATGAAAAGCTTTATTTTACTGATGATTTTCGGGATTATTTCTCTGCTTTATGCGGATGATTTGTACACACAGGTGCATGAACGCAAGCTCAACCTGTACCTGGAGCAGGCCAGAAAAGAGCACGCTGCAGGCGACAACAACGGGGCGATCTCGTATTACCTGAAAGCGATCCAGAGCCAGGAAAATTTTCCGGCCGTGGAAGACGCTTACAGCGAACTGTTCAGGGTTTATCTCGATCGCAGCCAGTACCGGACAGCTATGGATCTGAAGGCGGATTATCTGAAGAGATTTCCAGGTGGTAAATACTTTCAGGGGAGTCAGGTGCCGGGAGAACAGTCATTACAAACACTCGAAGCGGCTTCTGCAGAAGTTGCAAATGCTCCAGTTCCAGGTCAAGCGGAAAAAGCACCAGAAGTTTCCGGCGGGCTGACCGTCACTTCCGAGATGACGGCAGTCCCTTCCATACAGCTGCCGCAGCCAGTTGAGGAAGAGCGGAAAAGCGGCTGGGTTAGATTCAGGGATAAAATCAAAAAGGGATTCCGCGGAGTGCAGAACGTATCGGAGTCTGCGCTGGGCGCGATTGTCTCAGCTTCGGTCAATCTCACTACTTCATTTGCCAAGGATGATGCGATCAACAACCGGGTGGAAACAATCGGGCGGAAAGTGGCTGCCCAGAGCCCGCGGCAGGACGTGAAGTACAGTTTTCACGTTACCAAGGACAAGGAGTTGAACGCTTTCGCAGTTCCCGGCGGCGGGATCTATGTGACAGAAGGCACTGTGAAAGCTACCCTGGGAGACGATTCAGCCCTGGCAGGCGTGCTGGCGCACGAGATCGGGCATGTCACATCCAGGCACAGCATCCATGCCCTGGAAAAATCAATGCTGTTTCAGCAGATTTTGAATCTGAGCAACAACAAGACGATCGACAAATACAAGCAGGCTTTGCAGATTTCCTACATTTTCATGGCGCAGCTGCCGATTTCGAGGGAGAATGAATACGAGGCTGATCAGTGGGGTGTGACTCTGTCTAAAGCAGCAGGGTATGACCCAAAAGGCCTGGTGCGCTTCTTCGAGCTGCTGCAGAAAGAGAACAAGGGCGGAGAAAGCAAGATGGGAGTGATGTTATCCACGCATCCTGCGACGCCTGACCGCATAGATCATGCCAATCAGATAATTGCTGGCCTCAAGTAG
- a CDS encoding N-acetylmuramoyl-L-alanine amidase: MLQPIILFLIFVFVPPSHAGDTITFGHYEALDNELLLNFHISWKRNYCKTIADPEEPFICIDIPKLFVLKSETVEIKKNVLVESVKLSQFEGDTARVVIRLRGKSKNFICSTFFKTEGSRTTLVMSVKPKDKIGEIIQENSFVVVVDPGHGGIDPGCISRKKVKEKSVVLVVAKQIETEFKKRDLGIIVLTRKEDILLSLDERMKRAVDNKASLFISLHIDSYPQGKYIKGVGIYYLSQKGASDKRSELLAQEENSADEIGGIKRSENQELYQILFSLKQTESIKRSATFSGILKEKLEDRMVNAHGILQANFRVLKIPDMPAVLAEVGFFSNQSDEKLLVNDAYQKRMAKAIVDAIEEYRDNWWKKRY, encoded by the coding sequence TTGCTGCAACCGATTATACTGTTTCTGATCTTCGTTTTCGTGCCACCCTCGCATGCGGGAGACACTATTACATTCGGCCATTATGAAGCACTGGACAATGAGCTTCTGCTCAATTTCCACATCTCCTGGAAGCGCAATTACTGCAAGACCATCGCTGATCCTGAAGAGCCTTTCATCTGCATCGACATTCCCAAGCTGTTCGTGCTCAAATCCGAAACTGTCGAAATCAAGAAAAATGTACTGGTGGAAAGCGTGAAACTAAGCCAGTTCGAGGGAGACACCGCCAGGGTAGTTATCCGCCTGCGCGGCAAATCTAAAAATTTTATCTGCAGCACTTTTTTCAAAACCGAGGGCAGCAGAACCACTCTCGTGATGTCAGTCAAGCCAAAGGACAAAATCGGCGAAATCATTCAGGAAAATTCTTTTGTGGTAGTGGTGGATCCTGGTCACGGAGGGATAGACCCCGGCTGTATCAGCCGTAAAAAAGTCAAGGAAAAGAGTGTGGTTTTAGTGGTCGCCAAGCAGATCGAAACCGAATTCAAAAAAAGAGATCTCGGGATCATCGTTCTCACCCGCAAGGAAGATATTCTGCTTTCGCTGGATGAGCGCATGAAACGGGCTGTGGACAACAAAGCCAGCCTTTTCATCAGCCTGCACATCGACAGCTATCCGCAGGGGAAATACATCAAGGGGGTGGGGATTTATTATCTGTCCCAGAAGGGCGCTTCGGACAAGCGTTCAGAGTTACTGGCCCAGGAAGAGAACAGTGCAGATGAGATCGGAGGCATCAAGAGGTCGGAAAATCAGGAACTGTACCAGATCCTTTTTTCCCTGAAGCAGACTGAATCGATCAAACGCAGTGCCACTTTTTCGGGGATATTGAAAGAGAAGCTGGAAGACAGGATGGTAAATGCACATGGAATCCTGCAGGCAAATTTCCGGGTGCTGAAGATACCTGACATGCCGGCAGTGCTTGCAGAAGTTGGATTCTTTTCCAACCAGAGCGACGAGAAACTTCTCGTGAATGATGCTTATCAGAAGAGAATGGCCAAAGCTATTGTAGACGCGATCGAAGAGTACAGGGATAACTGGTGGAAAAAAAGATATTAG
- a CDS encoding ABC transporter substrate-binding protein → MKQWFFFLFATVSMIFITGCDFNPRESQSRPAATSTAELQVDNSPSYGDTLVICSEDPPKTLDTAVIEDEISQQIQSLIFSSLLKMDRNDRVCGDLAAAWEVSADKKSISFRLRPHIRCHDGSNFTAEDVRYFFDRVMHRNPDAITISMQNLETVEVSGLSVTFKFKTPCQEIPELATAGIIPRSSLSKEGSCEVLSVPSGTGPFMLKEWVQGDHMLLQYFDDYINGRPYLNGIMFKFIPDPTAAFLALKQGEIDFMRIYPDQYLKQCDEAVRKRYRLIPVPIRRGYRSIAYNCSRPLLSSPTVRKALTMAADRNAILADAFQGCGGTLISGPFPPDSWPCDSTVRPLPYDTAEALNLLNSEGITDSDGDGLLEWHGNKVPLRYVSAASGGKGSPISLSLCKAWKEIGFDVKLDVVPYNDLLEITRSGNFDFVEDAFAYSNTYSLKERWYSSATPQNGGFNYSRYSSPRADAIIDSLETVSDESVQVKLYHDFHRILAEDQPALFLCPLERTYVVDCRFREFSAPLDSMLDDLSHCYVPEEMQKR, encoded by the coding sequence ATGAAACAATGGTTCTTTTTTCTTTTCGCAACTGTTTCGATGATTTTTATTACCGGCTGCGATTTCAATCCCAGGGAAAGCCAGTCCAGACCCGCTGCGACAAGCACTGCAGAATTACAGGTGGATAATTCGCCAAGCTACGGGGATACGCTGGTCATCTGCAGTGAGGATCCCCCGAAAACTCTGGATACTGCTGTAATTGAGGATGAAATCTCACAGCAGATCCAAAGCCTGATTTTCAGTTCCCTGCTGAAAATGGACCGGAATGACCGGGTGTGCGGGGATCTGGCTGCAGCCTGGGAGGTCTCTGCTGACAAAAAGTCGATCTCCTTCAGGCTCAGACCGCATATCAGATGCCATGACGGCAGCAACTTTACAGCCGAAGACGTGCGCTATTTTTTCGACAGAGTCATGCATAGAAATCCGGACGCTATCACTATTTCGATGCAGAATCTGGAAACAGTAGAAGTGTCGGGTCTTTCCGTGACTTTCAAATTCAAAACACCCTGCCAGGAAATACCAGAGCTGGCGACTGCAGGAATCATTCCCAGATCCAGCCTTTCCAAAGAAGGCAGTTGCGAGGTTCTATCAGTGCCTTCCGGCACCGGACCGTTCATGCTCAAAGAATGGGTGCAAGGCGACCATATGCTGCTTCAGTATTTTGACGACTATATCAACGGCAGGCCGTACCTGAACGGGATCATGTTCAAATTCATCCCTGATCCGACGGCCGCATTCCTGGCACTCAAGCAGGGAGAAATCGATTTCATGAGGATTTACCCGGACCAGTACCTGAAACAATGCGATGAAGCCGTCCGCAAAAGATACAGGCTCATCCCAGTCCCGATCAGGAGAGGATACAGATCTATCGCCTACAACTGTTCCAGACCGCTCTTGTCAAGCCCCACAGTCAGAAAAGCCCTGACCATGGCTGCCGACAGGAACGCTATTCTGGCAGACGCGTTCCAAGGTTGCGGAGGCACACTCATCAGCGGCCCTTTCCCCCCTGATTCCTGGCCCTGCGACAGCACTGTCAGACCGCTGCCGTATGATACGGCTGAAGCTTTGAACCTGCTGAACAGCGAAGGAATCACGGACAGCGACGGAGACGGCCTGCTGGAATGGCATGGGAACAAGGTCCCCCTGCGCTATGTGAGCGCAGCGAGCGGTGGCAAAGGTTCCCCGATCAGCCTGAGTTTATGCAAAGCCTGGAAAGAGATAGGCTTTGACGTAAAGCTCGACGTAGTCCCATATAATGATCTGCTAGAGATTACCAGAAGTGGGAACTTTGATTTTGTCGAAGATGCCTTTGCCTACAGCAACACCTATTCCCTGAAGGAGCGCTGGTATTCCTCGGCAACTCCCCAGAACGGAGGCTTCAACTATTCCAGGTATTCCAGCCCGAGAGCTGACGCCATCATCGACAGCCTGGAAACGGTTTCTGACGAAAGCGTGCAGGTGAAGCTCTATCACGACTTCCACCGCATCCTCGCTGAGGACCAGCCAGCCCTGTTTCTCTGCCCGCTCGAACGCACCTACGTGGTAGACTGCAGATTCAGGGAGTTCTCCGCTCCGCTGGATTCCATGCTTGACGATCTTTCGCATTGTTACGTACCCGAAGAAATGCAGAAAAGGTGA
- the raiA gene encoding ribosome-associated translation inhibitor RaiA — protein MKFIIQAKNVSLNASVKEYAEKKFSNLKKYFENIIEIDVTFGVEQSKAAEKSHYVDVTLWTNGMTLNAKERAESFTACTDFAADKLEKQVKRYKDKLKQRSKTAIPKADRMAWDNVIEIQPDTEETNPRIIRTRKFSLKPMFLDEAAMQLSMLKQEFLVFTNADTEKINVLYRRKDGNFGLIAPEETV, from the coding sequence ATGAAATTCATCATCCAGGCTAAAAATGTAAGTCTTAACGCTTCGGTCAAGGAATACGCCGAGAAGAAGTTCTCCAATCTCAAAAAATATTTTGAAAACATCATTGAGATTGATGTCACTTTCGGTGTGGAACAGAGCAAGGCAGCAGAAAAATCCCATTACGTGGATGTTACTCTCTGGACCAACGGCATGACTCTCAATGCCAAGGAGCGGGCCGAGTCCTTTACTGCCTGCACTGACTTCGCAGCCGACAAGCTGGAAAAACAGGTCAAGCGTTATAAGGACAAATTGAAGCAGCGCAGCAAGACTGCAATTCCTAAGGCGGACAGAATGGCCTGGGACAATGTGATCGAAATTCAGCCTGATACAGAAGAAACCAATCCCAGGATTATCCGCACCAGGAAATTTTCCCTGAAACCAATGTTCCTGGATGAAGCGGCGATGCAGTTATCGATGCTCAAACAGGAATTTCTGGTTTTTACAAATGCAGACACAGAGAAGATCAATGTGCTGTATCGCCGCAAGGACGGAAATTTCGGCCTGATCGCACCTGAAGAAACTGTTTGA
- a CDS encoding PTS sugar transporter subunit IIA, with translation MKLSDLLGEDLIIMDLKSVDKQGVIEKLVDLLYHNGKITDRETYLRSVLDREKLGTTGIGKGIAIPHGKSDAAKEISVVLARSLEGVNFDSLDGKPVSLIFMLTAPKDANGMYLKALAKLSRLLRHKEFRDALLAAKSKREIMSLISEEE, from the coding sequence ATGAAACTTTCAGACCTTTTGGGAGAAGACCTGATCATAATGGACTTAAAGTCCGTTGACAAGCAGGGGGTGATCGAAAAACTGGTAGATCTCCTGTACCACAACGGCAAGATCACAGACAGGGAAACTTACCTGCGCTCAGTGCTCGATCGGGAAAAGCTCGGTACTACCGGTATCGGCAAGGGGATCGCAATTCCACATGGAAAATCCGATGCCGCCAAGGAAATCTCAGTGGTGCTGGCGCGTTCTCTGGAGGGCGTAAATTTTGACTCTCTCGATGGTAAACCGGTCAGCCTGATTTTTATGCTAACAGCTCCGAAAGACGCCAACGGCATGTATCTAAAAGCTCTGGCCAAACTTTCGCGGCTGCTGCGTCACAAGGAATTCAGAGATGCACTGCTTGCAGCAAAGAGTAAAAGGGAGATCATGAGCCTGATTTCCGAAGAAGAATAG
- a CDS encoding AAA family ATPase: MIRSLYIENFVLLKSERLFFSPGLNVITGESGAGKTIILEALTFLLGISQGKNFLPPGCTESHVEAFFEFSGEKLNYLQSLPFSRELNGEIIISRTYHSGGRSEYYLDHRQITLDFLRQIRSCFVEACFREEAFSAYEPDSLLTLIDSRLSAEDRLLRILVVKLYQEFLTMKREHDEFTRSRGELERKRDFQRFQLSEIEESGLLAWNQEELEREYEFLANFEEVTTVFKELSDYFQDASLTARIGEKLKSLNRIRNLPERASALVALLESIASSCSEYSSASEGFLSSVAYDGERLSSLSALMDRFSEFQKKYGLSIREIAEHAENLRKELSILDERLNESQNNQRLKEAEEEYLIKAQTLSRARKKQAEGLGKSILKNLKGLSLDQSKLSFLWKEKEPAADGIDQTQLFFSANPGMPPQPLQKVASFGENSRLLLALKLSLISPYSSTLAFDEIEAGLGGKTLTKTVEKLCELSKSYQVIAVTHSRRLAEAATQHFAVQKETKGEETILRVRQLSEGEPRNRELERLLK; this comes from the coding sequence ATGATCCGCTCGCTGTACATCGAAAATTTTGTGCTTCTGAAATCCGAGAGATTGTTCTTTTCGCCAGGATTGAACGTGATCACCGGCGAATCAGGTGCAGGTAAAACCATTATTCTGGAAGCACTGACATTTCTGCTCGGGATTTCGCAGGGAAAAAATTTTCTCCCTCCAGGATGCACTGAGAGCCATGTGGAGGCATTTTTCGAATTCAGCGGGGAAAAGCTCAATTACCTTCAGAGCCTGCCATTTTCGCGGGAACTGAATGGGGAAATCATCATTTCCAGAACATATCATTCCGGCGGCAGAAGCGAATATTACCTGGATCACCGTCAGATCACGCTGGATTTTCTGAGGCAGATCAGATCCTGTTTCGTGGAAGCCTGTTTCAGGGAAGAAGCCTTTTCAGCATATGAGCCGGATTCGCTCCTGACACTGATCGATTCCAGGCTTTCTGCTGAAGACCGTTTGCTGAGAATCCTGGTGGTAAAGCTCTATCAGGAATTTCTGACCATGAAGCGGGAGCACGATGAATTCACGAGATCCAGAGGTGAACTGGAGCGGAAACGTGATTTTCAGCGCTTCCAGTTATCTGAAATCGAGGAATCGGGATTGCTCGCCTGGAACCAGGAAGAACTGGAACGGGAATATGAGTTTTTAGCGAATTTCGAGGAAGTCACAACAGTGTTCAAAGAACTGTCGGATTATTTTCAGGATGCATCACTGACAGCCAGGATCGGGGAAAAACTCAAGAGCCTCAACCGGATCAGAAACCTGCCTGAACGAGCTTCAGCCCTCGTAGCATTACTGGAATCGATCGCTTCGTCCTGCTCGGAGTATTCCTCTGCTTCAGAAGGTTTCCTGTCGAGTGTTGCCTACGATGGCGAGAGGCTCTCGAGCCTGTCGGCACTGATGGACAGATTTTCCGAATTCCAGAAAAAATATGGACTTTCGATCAGGGAAATCGCAGAACATGCTGAGAATCTGAGAAAAGAACTTTCCATCCTGGACGAGCGGCTGAACGAATCCCAGAATAATCAACGCCTGAAAGAAGCCGAAGAGGAGTATTTGATTAAAGCTCAGACTCTGTCCCGGGCCAGAAAGAAGCAGGCGGAAGGCTTAGGAAAATCGATCCTGAAAAACCTGAAAGGTCTGAGCCTTGATCAGAGCAAGCTTTCTTTCCTATGGAAGGAAAAAGAGCCTGCTGCAGACGGCATCGATCAAACGCAGCTTTTTTTTTCCGCCAATCCCGGGATGCCTCCCCAGCCACTGCAGAAGGTGGCCTCTTTCGGTGAAAATTCCAGGCTGCTGCTGGCCCTGAAACTATCGCTGATCTCGCCATACAGTTCTACTCTCGCTTTTGACGAGATCGAAGCCGGACTTGGCGGGAAGACACTTACGAAAACCGTGGAAAAGCTGTGTGAGCTATCGAAAAGTTATCAGGTGATAGCTGTCACTCACAGTCGCAGACTGGCAGAGGCGGCAACTCAGCATTTTGCCGTGCAGAAAGAAACCAAGGGTGAAGAAACCATCCTGCGGGTGCGGCAACTTTCTGAAGGTGAACCGCGGAACAGGGAACTGGAAAGACTTCTGAAATAG